Part of the bacterium genome is shown below.
AGGATTCCAAAGAACCGACTGCTCAGTCGTCCGCCTGCGTTCAATCAATACGACTTCGTGTCCACCGGTCGTGAGAAAGTGTCTTAGTCCGCTTCCTATCATCCCCGAGGCGCCGCTGATGGCGACTTTCAGCCGTGGACGTTCGGCAAACTCGGCATGGCGGCTCAGGTCAATCCAAGTGCGTTCATGCCTCCATGGAAAGGCCGTATTGACCATCCAGTTTACCTGTGATTGACCGAAGTGTTGTCCGATTTTCCCGAGAGGAAACTCATAATCAATCCGGTCCTCAAGTTCACTTCGGCCACCCGGCAAATCGGTGCAAAGATGAAGATGAACCCACTTGCGAAACGGGCCGCGCTCCTGTTCGTCGATGAACTGGCGGCCGTCAATCACGCTGTGGTGCTTTGCCAGCCACTTCATCTTGAACGGACCCGCCGGGACTGAAAGCTCCCTGCGGCTGCCCTCGCGCACCTGTTCATCACCCCACGTGACTTTGATTGCCGACCATGGAGGCGTCAGTCGCTCAAGAGCGCCGATCCGCATGTGCCAATCGAACAGCTCGCGGGCGGGAACGGGATAGACACTTTTTAGACTGAATTGCGGCACGGAAAGCGATGTATGAAGCAAAATGTGGATAAACTCTAATATACGGCTTTTCTAACAGAGGTGAAAGTACCGTTCTGTCGCAGAACGGCGAATCGAGAATTCTCCTTTACAACCGTTGAATTACGATGAGCCATTCCGTATCTTCAATCAACAATACTCCTCAGTTTCCCCCACCCAATAATTTCCTATGGCCTTGATATTTAACGGCTCTCCGGAACCTACGCTGGGCGTAGAATGTGAACTGCTGCTGATTGACCCGAAAACATGGCAAGCGGTCAACCGTGCCCCCGAACTGTTGGCTGAACTGGGCGATGTCGGTTGGGCTAAGCCCGAACTCTTGCAATGCATTGTCGAGGTTATTACGACACCGTGCCGCACGGTGGCGGATGTCAAGCGCGAGCTTGTGGATAAGTTTCGCAAAACCGAAGAGGCCGCCAATAAGCTGGGCATGACCACTGCATTTATGGCGACGCACCCGACGGCGCTATGGCACGACATGGTGATTACCGACAATCCGCGCTACATGAATCTGGTCAATCGTATGCAATGGCCGGCACGCCGCGCGATGATTATGGGGCTGCATGTGCATGTTGGTGTCAAATCGGCGGAAAAGGCGATTGCCATCTTCAACGCGATGACCACTTTTCTCCCGCACCTACTGGCCGTATCGGCGGCGTCGCCGTACTTCATGGGCGAGGAAACTGGACTGGCGTCATCGCGCATCAAAGTTTTTGAAGCGATGCCAACCGCAGGGTTGCCGCAGCGTATGCTCAATTGGGCTGAGTTTCAAAGATTTATGAAGACGCTGATTCATGCCGGAGCGATTCAGTCGATTCAGGAAATTTGGTGGGACGTGCGCCCGCATCCGAAATTCGGAACACTCGAAATTCGCATCTGCGACGGCACCCCCGATTTGAAGGACGTGCTGGCGCTGGTGGCGCTGGCTCAATGTCTGATATGCTATCTTGAAGACCTGTATGACAACGGCGAAACGCTGCCGATTCACAAATACTGGTTCATCAAGGAAAACAAGTGGCGCGCCACCCGCTGGGGATTGGACGCGGACATCGTGCACACGGATGACGGAGCGACACGGCATATGCGTGACGACCTGCACTTTTTGGTCAAGACGTTGACGCCATTCGCCATTCAGCAGAACTGCCTTGAAGAACTGCAGCACATTGTGAAAATAACAGACCGGGGCGGAAGCTACGAACGTCAACGCTCGGTCTATCGCAAGACCGAGAACTTCATGGCGGTCACCGAATCCGTTGTCAGCGAGTTTCAGGAGAGCGTCAGGCAGGCTTGAAGAGCCGGTTCACGTTTCCTGAATGCAGCGAAATCTGTCATGAGTGAAAACAAACTCTCACCCGAAGTCAAACGGCTCGGCTGGGTGTCGTTTTTCACCGATGTGTCGAGCGAGATGCTCTATGCCGTAACGCCGATTTTCCTGAGTACCGTGCTGGGAGCAAGTGCGGGAATCATCGGCGTCATCGAAGGAATTGCCGAGGCGACGGCCAGCGTACTCAAGGGATTGAGCGGCTGGTACTCCGACAAGATTCGCAACCGGAAACGTTTTGTCTTTGCGGGATACGCGCTCTCAGCAATTGCAAAGCCCCTCATCGCCGTTGCCGGTTCATGGGTGTTTGTCCTGTTCGCGCGCTTCCTGGACCGTTTTGGCAAAGGCATTCGCGGCAGCGCACGCGACGCGCTGATTGCGGATGTGACCCCCAAAGAGCTGCGGGGGAGAGCCTTCGGGCTGCATCGCGCGATGGACACGGCCGGTGCGTGGCTGGGTGTGGCGATATCCCTGTGGATTCTGCACACCTACGGCGGCACAGGTAAACTGCAAATCCTCTTGCGCAATCTGTACTGGATAGCGTTTGTCCCGGCGCTCGTAGGAGTGCTGTTCATCTTCTTCATTCGCGAGCCGAAAAGACGGGAAGACGTGGCACCGAAAGAGCCGGCTGCGCCGCGCACGAGTCTGGGAAAACGTTACTGGCTGATTGTCGCGGCCGCGAGCATCGGCTATCTCGGCTTCAGCAGCGACGCCTTCTTGATTCTCAAAGCAAAAGACATCGGTCTGTCTATCACCAATGTCTTGATTGCCTATCTCGCCTACAACGCGTGCTACACGCTGGCGTCGTATCCCATCGGAAAGCTGTCCGATAAG
Proteins encoded:
- a CDS encoding MFS transporter, coding for MSENKLSPEVKRLGWVSFFTDVSSEMLYAVTPIFLSTVLGASAGIIGVIEGIAEATASVLKGLSGWYSDKIRNRKRFVFAGYALSAIAKPLIAVAGSWVFVLFARFLDRFGKGIRGSARDALIADVTPKELRGRAFGLHRAMDTAGAWLGVAISLWILHTYGGTGKLQILLRNLYWIAFVPALVGVLFIFFIREPKRREDVAPKEPAAPRTSLGKRYWLIVAAASIGYLGFSSDAFLILKAKDIGLSITNVLIAYLAYNACYTLASYPIGKLSDKMRMEYLLCAGLLIYAFVYWSMASADSRAAVFILFVVYGLYAALTEGVIRALIANVVGTDVKATALGIFSMITGVLALIASLLAGWLWDNVSSDAPFYLGAVFAFLSAVCFLILPLERRNPATAS
- a CDS encoding glutamate--cysteine ligase; the encoded protein is MALIFNGSPEPTLGVECELLLIDPKTWQAVNRAPELLAELGDVGWAKPELLQCIVEVITTPCRTVADVKRELVDKFRKTEEAANKLGMTTAFMATHPTALWHDMVITDNPRYMNLVNRMQWPARRAMIMGLHVHVGVKSAEKAIAIFNAMTTFLPHLLAVSAASPYFMGEETGLASSRIKVFEAMPTAGLPQRMLNWAEFQRFMKTLIHAGAIQSIQEIWWDVRPHPKFGTLEIRICDGTPDLKDVLALVALAQCLICYLEDLYDNGETLPIHKYWFIKENKWRATRWGLDADIVHTDDGATRHMRDDLHFLVKTLTPFAIQQNCLEELQHIVKITDRGGSYERQRSVYRKTENFMAVTESVVSEFQESVRQA